From the Zonotrichia leucophrys gambelii isolate GWCS_2022_RI chromosome 10, RI_Zleu_2.0, whole genome shotgun sequence genome, one window contains:
- the KLHL25 gene encoding kelch-like protein 25, with amino-acid sequence MSVSVHENRKSRTSTGSMNILLYHKASHPDCVLSHLNTLRKHCMFTDVTLWAGNRSFPCHRAVLAASSRYFEAMFSNGLRESLDDEVNFHDSLHPEVLELLLDFAYSSRIIINEENAESLLEAGDMLQFHDVRDAAAEFLEKNLYPSNCLGMMLLSDAHQCRRLYELSWRMCLVNFETVHKSEDFNNLSKDTLLDLISSDELEIEDEEKVFKAVMQWVKYDLDERKAYLPELLRNVRLALLPSECLKEALACEDLIMVDERNKLVLDEAIQCKKKILQNDGVVTSLCARPRKAGHTLLILGGQTFMCDKIYQVDHKAKEIIPKADLPSPRKEFSACAIGCKVYITGGRGSENGVSKDVWVYDTVHEEWSKAAPMLIARFGHGSAELENCLYVVGGHTAVAGVFPASPSVSLKQVEKYDPISNKWMMVAPLRDGVSNAAVVSARLKLFVFGGTSIHRDMVSKVQCYDPAENRWTIKAECPQPWRYTAAAVLGSQIFIMGGDTEFTAASAYRFDCETDQWTRIGDMTAKRMSCHALASGNKLYVVGGYFGTQRCKTLDCYDPMSDTWNCITTVPYSLIPTAFVSTWKHLPS; translated from the coding sequence ATGTCGGTCAGCGTGCACGAGAACCGTAAATCCCGCACCAGCACCGGCTCCATGAACATCCTGCTTTACCACAAGGCCTCCCACCCGGACTGCGTCCTGTCCCACCTGAACACGCTGCGCAAGCACTGCATGTTCACCGATGTCACCCTCTGGGCAGGGAACAGGTCCTTCCCCTGCCACCGCGCAGTGCTGGCTGCCTCCAGCAGGTACTTCGAGGCCATGTTCAGCAACGGCCTCCGGGAGAGCCTGGATGACGAGGTGAACTTCCATGACAGCCTCCACCcggaggtgctggagctgctgctggacttTGCTTACTCCTCTCGGATCATTATCAACGAGGAGAATGCCGAGTCCCTCCTGGAGGCTGGGGACATGCTGCAGTTCCATGACGTCCGAGATGCTGCAGCTGAGTTCCTGGAGAAGAACCTCTACCCTTCCAACTGCCTGGGCATGATGCTGCTCTCAGATGCTCATCAGTGCCGGCGGCTCTATGAGCTCTCCTGGAGGATGTGCCTGGTCAACTTTGAGACTGTTCACAAGAGTGAGGACTTCAACAACCTTTCCAAGGACACTTTGCTGGACCTCATCTCCAGTGATGAGCTGGAAAttgaggatgaggaaaaggtCTTTAAGGCTGTCATGCAGTGGGTGAAATACGACCTGGATGAGCGGAAGGCTTATCTCCCAGAACTTCTGAGGAATGTTCGTCTGGCTTTGCTTCCTTCAGAATGCCTCAAGGAAGCCTTGGCTTGCGAGGACTTGATCATGGTGGATGAAAGGAACAAGCTTGTCCTGGATGAAGCTATTCAGTGCAAGAAGAAGATCCTCCAGAATGATGGGGTGGTCAccagcctctgtgccaggcctcGCAAAGCTGGGCACACCTTACTGATTTTGGGAGGACAAACTTTCATGTGTGATAAGATCTACCAAGTGGATCACAAAGCCAAGGAAATTATTCCCAAAGCAGACCTGCCAAGTCCACGGAAGGAATTTAGTGCCTGTGCCATCGGCTGCAAAGTGTACATCACTGGAGGCAGGGGCTCAGAGAACGGGGTCTCCAAAGATGTTTGGGTTTATGACACCGTGCATGAGGAATGGTCCAAAGCTGCCCCAATGTTGATCGCTCGGTTTGGGCATGGCTCAGCCGAATTGGAAAACTGCCTCTATGTGGTTGGTGGGCACACTGCAGTAGCTGGAGTCTTCCCCGCATCTCCTTCTGTTTCCTTGAAGCAAGTGGAGAAGTACGACCCCATATCCAACAAGTGGATGATGGTGGCTCCGCTGAGAGATGGAGTGAGCAACGCTGCAGTGGTGAGTGCCAGGCTGAAGCTCTTTGTCTTTGGTGGCACCAGCATCCACCGAGACATGGTGTCCAAAGTGCAGTGCTACGACCCAGCCGAGAACCGATGGACCATCAAGGCCGAGTGCCCGCAGCCCTGGCGCTACACGGCGGCCGCCGTCCTGGGCAGCCAGATTTTCATCATGGGAGGGGACACGGAGTTCACGGCAGCCTCCGCCTACCGCTTCGACTGCGAGACCGACCAGTGGACGCGCATCGGGGACATGACGGCCAAGCGCATGTCCTGCCACGCCCTGGCCTCGGGCAACAAACTCTATGTGGTTGGAGGCTACTTTGGCACCCAGAGGTGCAAAACGCTGGACTGCTACGACCCCATGTCAGACACGTGGAACTGTATCACCACGGTGCCTTACTCGCTCATCCCCACGGCTTTCGTCAGCACCTGGAAGCACTTGCCCTCGTGA